Proteins co-encoded in one Ponticoccus alexandrii genomic window:
- the glgX gene encoding glycogen debranching protein GlgX — MTMQTRVNPEVRPGTPHQMGAHFDGEGTNFAVFSAHGTRVDLCLFTPDGETETARVPLPERSGDTWHGYVPGLAPGTLYGFRVDGPYTPDRGHRFNPNKLLLDPYTREMAGGFIRHRALYGYKVGNAGADMSYDGQDSAPYVPKSVISDPETFPLDATRLRRDWSETLIYEAHVKGATMRHPDVPKEARGTYDGMASDAMLDHLTRLGVTAVELLPVHALKSEDALLSRSLVNYWGYNTVGFFAPEPRYFGPEGVAGFRRMVDRFHAAGIEVLLDVVYNHSAEGDHLGPTLSFRGLDNASYYRLAAGEPRYYVNDTGTGNTLNVSHPQVLRLVMDSLRFWVQAMGVDGFRFDLATTVAREAHGFDRSGGFLDALRQDPVLAGVKLIAEPWDIGPGGYQLGQFPPEFAEWNDKYRDTVRRFWRRDRHAAQDLGSALLGTAELFDKRGRRAWSSVNYAASHDGYTLADCAAYTERHNHANGEGNRDGHHANYSENFGVEGRTDDPAILAARQQRVRNLLATVFVSQGVPMILCGDEGGNTQDGNNNAYCQDNPTTWIDWDRMDEGLIAFTAACSALRRAHPVLRQTTFLHGAERTADGLRDVEWLDFDHRPADWSDPALGRICLHLRGSGESATGNASTDEVFLAFNNTPEAAILTLPKQGKGLWQHEIDTARDAQASVSVEGTQVEVAPHSLCVFVCAGETP, encoded by the coding sequence ATGACCATGCAGACCCGCGTCAACCCCGAGGTCCGGCCCGGCACGCCTCACCAGATGGGCGCGCATTTCGACGGAGAGGGCACGAACTTCGCCGTCTTCTCGGCGCATGGCACGCGGGTCGACCTGTGCCTGTTCACCCCGGACGGCGAGACGGAGACGGCGCGTGTCCCCCTGCCGGAACGCAGCGGCGACACATGGCACGGTTACGTGCCGGGGCTGGCTCCGGGGACGCTTTACGGCTTTCGCGTGGACGGGCCCTATACGCCCGACCGGGGCCACCGCTTCAACCCGAACAAGCTGTTGCTGGACCCCTACACACGTGAGATGGCGGGCGGCTTCATCCGCCACCGCGCGCTATATGGCTACAAGGTCGGCAATGCCGGGGCCGATATGTCCTACGACGGGCAGGACAGTGCCCCCTATGTGCCGAAGTCGGTGATCTCGGACCCCGAGACCTTTCCCTTGGATGCCACCCGGCTGCGCCGCGACTGGTCCGAGACGCTGATCTACGAGGCCCACGTCAAGGGCGCCACCATGCGCCACCCCGACGTGCCCAAGGAGGCGCGCGGCACCTATGACGGCATGGCCTCGGACGCGATGCTCGACCATCTGACGCGGCTGGGCGTGACGGCGGTGGAATTGCTGCCCGTCCACGCGCTGAAGTCCGAGGACGCGCTGCTGTCGCGCAGCCTCGTCAACTACTGGGGCTATAACACCGTGGGGTTCTTCGCGCCCGAGCCGCGATATTTCGGCCCCGAGGGCGTGGCGGGCTTTCGCCGCATGGTCGACCGCTTCCACGCGGCGGGAATCGAGGTGCTGCTGGACGTGGTCTACAACCACTCCGCCGAGGGCGACCACCTTGGCCCCACGCTGTCCTTCCGGGGGCTGGACAACGCCAGCTACTACCGTCTGGCGGCGGGGGAACCGCGCTATTACGTCAACGACACCGGCACCGGCAACACGCTGAACGTCTCGCACCCGCAGGTGCTGCGGCTGGTGATGGACAGCTTGCGGTTCTGGGTGCAGGCCATGGGCGTCGACGGCTTCCGCTTCGACCTTGCCACCACCGTCGCGCGCGAGGCGCATGGCTTCGACCGCTCCGGCGGGTTCCTCGACGCGCTGAGGCAGGACCCGGTGCTGGCGGGCGTCAAGCTGATCGCAGAGCCGTGGGACATCGGGCCGGGCGGCTACCAGCTTGGCCAGTTCCCGCCCGAGTTCGCCGAGTGGAACGACAAGTACCGCGACACCGTGCGCCGCTTCTGGCGGCGTGACCGCCATGCGGCGCAGGATCTGGGTTCGGCGCTGCTGGGCACGGCGGAACTGTTCGACAAGCGCGGGCGGCGGGCGTGGTCCTCGGTCAACTACGCGGCCTCGCACGATGGCTACACGCTGGCCGATTGCGCCGCCTACACCGAGCGCCACAACCACGCCAATGGCGAGGGCAACCGCGACGGCCACCACGCCAATTACTCCGAGAACTTCGGGGTGGAGGGGCGCACCGACGATCCCGCCATCCTCGCCGCGCGGCAACAGCGGGTGCGCAACCTGCTGGCGACGGTCTTCGTCTCGCAGGGGGTGCCGATGATCCTGTGCGGGGACGAGGGCGGCAACACGCAGGACGGCAACAACAACGCCTATTGTCAGGACAACCCGACCACATGGATCGACTGGGACCGGATGGACGAGGGGCTGATTGCCTTCACCGCCGCCTGTTCCGCGCTGCGCCGCGCCCACCCTGTGTTGCGGCAGACGACCTTCCTGCACGGGGCGGAGCGGACGGCGGACGGCTTGCGGGACGTCGAGTGGCTCGATTTCGACCACCGGCCCGCCGACTGGTCGGACCCGGCGCTGGGCCGCATCTGCCTGCACCTGCGCGGCTCTGGCGAAAGCGCGACCGGCAACGCCTCGACCGACGAGGTCTTCCTCGCCTTCAACAACACGCCCGAGGCGGCGATCCTCACCCTGCCGAAACAGGGCAAGGGCCTCTGGCAGCACGAGATTGACACCGCGCGCGACGCGCAGGCCAGCGTTTCGGTCGAGGGCACACAGGTCGAGGTGGCGCCCCATTCGCTTTGCGTCTTTGTCTGCGCGGGAGAGACCCCATGA
- the malQ gene encoding 4-alpha-glucanotransferase, whose amino-acid sequence MTGGDAALRALAQEYGVHAGFYDLQGKRKDASPPTLRALLGAMGVEAGTDAAVVAALKETQARAAAALPAEVIARAGVPLSVPLAAPSEFSLTDEAGAEVARGRAEETIDLPGLDMGYYTLHAGGAACFVLCRPDHAPLTTEVADGPGWGYCGALYGLRSPDNGGLGSYRDLGRAVTALARTGADFLGLNPVHALGWAAEEITSPYSPTHRGFFSTDHIAVTAGLGPTPEAPLVDYAAFRKRHRAALTDEFCAFTASGGDAGFDRYRANAETGLVDFATFEAISAEQGDDFRQWPQVLRIPSAEATHAAGDTTFHQWLQWRAETQLDAAQGAAKTAGMDYGLYLDLAVGSRPGGAEVWMNAETIARGVTIGAPPDMLNPEGQSWDLAAHAPARLKAARYAPLRAMLRKLMWHAGILRIDHVLGLTRSFWQPDDGSPGGYVSQPLAAFLAVIAIEARRAGCVVVGEDLGLVPEGFRETLNEAGLYSYAVWQYETFDDGTLRPVDTLRDFSLACFGTHDTPTITGFWYGQDIAWWRRMGWISDSEAQARHDTRARQRHVLRAMCHLPPDAPPDQIVDRLHGRLARSGAALVAVQLDDAFGCLEAQNLPGTIEEHPNWRRRLPVAVTALDRAAGMTRKT is encoded by the coding sequence ATGACCGGCGGCGACGCGGCGCTGCGCGCCCTTGCGCAGGAATACGGAGTTCATGCCGGGTTCTACGACCTGCAGGGAAAGCGCAAGGATGCCAGCCCGCCGACGCTGCGCGCGCTGCTGGGCGCGATGGGCGTGGAGGCCGGAACCGACGCCGCCGTGGTCGCCGCGCTGAAAGAGACGCAGGCGCGCGCCGCCGCCGCCCTTCCCGCCGAGGTGATCGCCCGCGCGGGTGTGCCGCTGTCGGTGCCGCTGGCCGCGCCGTCCGAGTTCAGCCTGACCGACGAGGCGGGGGCAGAGGTGGCGCGGGGCCGCGCCGAGGAGACCATCGACCTGCCGGGGCTCGATATGGGGTATTACACCCTGCACGCAGGTGGGGCCGCGTGCTTCGTTCTTTGCCGTCCCGACCATGCGCCGCTGACCACCGAGGTCGCCGATGGCCCCGGCTGGGGCTATTGCGGCGCGCTGTATGGTCTTCGGTCCCCGGACAACGGCGGCCTTGGCAGCTACCGCGACCTTGGTCGCGCGGTCACCGCGCTGGCCCGGACCGGGGCGGATTTCCTTGGCCTCAATCCGGTGCACGCGCTGGGCTGGGCGGCCGAAGAGATCACAAGCCCCTATTCGCCCACGCATCGCGGTTTCTTCAGCACCGACCACATCGCCGTGACGGCGGGGCTGGGGCCGACGCCCGAGGCGCCGCTGGTCGACTACGCCGCCTTCCGCAAGCGCCACCGGGCCGCTCTGACGGACGAGTTTTGCGCCTTCACAGCCTCGGGCGGGGACGCGGGGTTCGACCGCTACCGCGCCAACGCCGAGACCGGGCTGGTCGATTTCGCCACGTTCGAGGCGATCAGCGCAGAGCAGGGCGACGACTTCCGCCAGTGGCCTCAGGTCTTGCGGATTCCCAGCGCCGAAGCGACGCATGCGGCGGGCGACACGACCTTCCACCAGTGGCTGCAATGGCGGGCGGAAACGCAGCTTGATGCCGCGCAGGGGGCCGCGAAGACGGCGGGGATGGACTATGGCCTCTACCTCGACCTTGCCGTGGGCTCGCGCCCCGGCGGCGCCGAGGTCTGGATGAATGCCGAGACCATCGCGCGGGGCGTCACCATCGGCGCGCCGCCCGACATGCTGAACCCCGAGGGCCAAAGCTGGGACCTCGCCGCCCACGCGCCCGCCCGCCTGAAGGCCGCGCGCTACGCGCCGCTGCGCGCCATGCTGCGCAAGCTGATGTGGCACGCGGGCATCCTGCGCATCGACCACGTGCTTGGCCTGACCCGCAGCTTCTGGCAGCCCGACGACGGCAGCCCCGGCGGCTACGTCAGCCAGCCGCTCGCCGCCTTCCTCGCCGTGATCGCGATTGAGGCGCGGCGGGCGGGCTGCGTCGTGGTGGGCGAGGATCTGGGGCTGGTCCCCGAGGGCTTTCGCGAGACACTGAACGAGGCCGGCCTCTACAGCTACGCGGTCTGGCAATACGAGACCTTCGACGATGGCACCCTGCGCCCCGTGGATACGCTGCGCGACTTCTCGCTGGCCTGTTTCGGGACGCATGACACGCCGACGATCACCGGCTTCTGGTATGGGCAGGATATCGCGTGGTGGCGGCGGATGGGCTGGATCTCTGACTCCGAGGCGCAGGCCCGCCACGACACCCGCGCCCGCCAGCGCCACGTCCTGCGCGCTATGTGCCACCTGCCGCCCGACGCCCCGCCCGACCAGATCGTCGACCGCCTGCACGGGCGGCTGGCACGCTCTGGCGCGGCGCTGGTGGCCGTGCAGCTCGACGACGCCTTCGGCTGCCTCGAGGCGCAGAACCTGCCCGGCACCATAGAGGAACACCCGAACTGGCGGCGGCGTTTGCCCGTCGCGGTGACGGCGCTGGACCGCGCCGCCGGGATGACACGCAAGACCTGA